The DNA segment AGGCAATTTGCTCCTTAACTGACGCGAAGCGTCAATATCACTGCGGCGAAGCCGCAATATCACTATCGCGGAGCGATAATATCACTGACGCGAAGCGTCAATATCACTGCGAACGAAGTTCGCCCGTGGGATTCCTCGTCGTCGCATTCGGCTCCACGGAACGGCAGCCCTTTCCTATCATAATAATTTCACAAAAAACCTCTTGATATTTCCCGCAAAGGTGATATAATATATTAGTTATAAAATCGGGCAGTACGGCGCGGACACGCGGACGCCCCGCCCGGACAAACAAATGGTACAAAGGAGAAAACACTATGCCGTTAGTAACTTCTACCGAAATGTTCAAGAAGGCATACAGCGGCGGCTACGCCGTCGGCGCCTTCAACGTCAACAACATGGAGATCATCCAGGGCATCACCGAGGCCTGCCGCGAAGAGCACGCCCCCGTGATCCTGCAGGTTTCCAAGGGCGCCCGCGCCTACGCGAACCGCACCTATCTGGTCAAGCTCGTGGAAGCCGCGGTCATCGAGTGCCCCGACATCCCGATCGTGCTCCATCTCGACCACGGCGACACGTTCGAGACCTGCAAGAGCTGCATCGACGACGGCTTCACCTCCGTCATGATCGACTGCTCCTCCAAGCCCTTTGAGGAAAATATCGAAATCACCAAGCAGGTGGTCGAATACGCCCACGCGCACGGCGTGGTCGTAGAAGCCGAGCTGGGCACCCTCGCCGGCATCGAGGACGAAGTCAAGGTCGCGGCGGACGCCGCCTCCTACACCCGCCCCGAAGAGGTCGAGGAATTCGTCAGCCGCACCGGCTGCGACTCCCTGGCGATCGCGATCGGCACGAGCCACGGCGCGTATAAGTTCACCGCCGCGCAGTGCACCCGCAACGAAAAGGGCGTCCTCGTTCCGCCTCCGCTGCGCTTCGACGTGCTCCACGAGTGCGAAAAGCGCCTGCCCGGCTTCCCGATCGTCCTCCACGGCTCCTCCAGCGTTCCGCAGGAGTACGTCAAGATGGTCAACGAGAACGGCGGCAAAATGCCCGACGCCGTCGGCATCCCGGAGGAACAGCTCCGCGAAGCCGCCCGCAGCGCCGTCTGCAAGATCAACATCGACTCCGACCTGCGCCTGGCGATGACCGGCACGATCAGAAAGTTCTTCAACGAGCACCCCGAGAAGTTCGACCCGCGCGAATACCTCAAGCCCGCCCGCGCGAACATCAAGGAAGTCGTCCGTCATAAGCTGGTCGACGTCCTCGGCTGCGCCGGAAAGGCGTAAAAGCGGTTATTTTCAGTCCTTTGCGGCTTGTCGGCGGCATAGCCGCGTTCCGAGGCGGGCAGATAGCAATGTCATCCCGAGGGCGAAGCCCGAGGGACCCCACACCGAAAGAAGACAGCTGCAAAGGGAGGGGGATTCCTCGTCGGCGCGTTCGCGGCTCCTCGGAATGACAGAGGGCGCCGCAAATCACCTGAAAATCCCGCGCTTTTCAATCTCTCGAGTTCACGCTGCCGTTTCGTTCGGCTCCCCTGTGCAAGGGGAGCTGGCGCGAAGCGCCTGAGGGGTTGTCGGCTTCCTTAAAGCCGACTGCGTAATTGCACAACCCCTCCGTCATCCTCGGCTCGCGCCTCGGATGCCACCTCCCCTTGCACAGGGGAGGCTCACCAACGTCTACAAAAAACTAACATAAGGAGAAAACAATCATGGCAGTAAAAGTAGCAATCAACGGATTCGGCCGTATCGGCCGCCTGGCGTTCCGCCAGATGTTCGGCGCTGAAGGGTACGAGGTCGTCGCGATCAACGACCTGACCAGCCCGAAGATGCTCGCCAACCTGCTGAAGTACGACTCCGCCCAGGGCGGCTACTGCGGCTTCATCGGCGAGAACAAGCACACCGTCAGCTCCAAGGAGCCCGTCATCGACGAAGAGACCAAAGCGGTCATCACCCCCGGCTCCATCACCGTCGACGGCAAAGAGATCACCATCTACAGCGAAGCGAAAGCCGCCAATCTCCCCTGGGGAGAGCTCGGCGTTGACGTCGTGCTCGAATGCACCGGCTTCTACACCAGCAAGGCGAAGAGCCAGGCGCACATCGACGCCGGCGCGAAGAAGGTCGTCATCTCCGCTCCCGCGGGCAACGACCTGCCCACCATCGTCTACAACGTCAACCACAACACGCTGAAGCCCGAGGATACCATCATCTCCGCGGCCTCCTGCACCACCAACTGCCTCGCCCCGATGACGAAGGCGCTGAACGACGCGTTCCCGATCGTATCCGGCATCATGACCACGGTCCACGCCTACACCGGCGACCAGATGATCCTGGACGGCCCGCACAGAAAGGGCGACCTGCAGAGAGCCCGCGCCGGCGCCGCGAACATCGTTCCGAACACCACCGGCGCCGCGAAGGCGATCGGCCTCGTCATCCCCGAGCTGAACGGCAAGCTCATCGGCTCCGCGCAGCGCGTTCCGGTCATCACCGGTTCCACCACGATCCTCGTGGCGGTCGTCAAGGGCAAGGATATCACGGTTGAGAAGATCAACGACGCGATGAAGGCCCAGCAGAGCGAGAGCTTCGGCTACACCACCGAGCGCCTCGTTTCCGGCGACATCATCGGCATGCGTTACGGCTCGCTCTTCGACGCGAACCAGACCATGGTCACCAAGATCGACGACGACACCTATCAGGTCCAGGTCGTTTCGTGGTACGACAACGAGAACTCCTACACCAGCCAGATGGTCCGCACCATCAAGTACTTCGCCGAGCTGAAGTAAGAGAAAGCAAAAAAGAAGGACGCGCCTGCGGCGCGTCCTTTTTTATCTGCCGCCTTTGGCGGCAATACCACTGTGCGAAGCATAATAACACTGCGGCGAAGCCGCAATACCACTGACGCGAAGCGTCAATATCACCGCCGCCGCAGGCGGCGCAATGCCTCCCCTGTGCAAGGGGAGGTGCCCCGAAGGGGCGGAGGGGTTGTCCGTAGGGGCAATTATCAATCGCCCGCGAAGTCGAGCGCAAGCACAAACGAGGATGCCCCAAGGTATCCTCGTTTGTGTTTCGACATATATCATTAATCAATGTAGTCTTTTAAATCTGACAGTCTATTCTCGACTTCCGAAATATTTCCGGTTCTTATTTTAAACCCGAGCATATAAATATCAGAAGTAACAACAACACCATAATAATAGAAGTCACTCCGTGCGTCGTCATCCTTATATTTTAATGCTTCCTCTTGAACAAGGTCTGACAGATTTTCTAATTTATTACCCGCTTCGTCAGTTGTGATTCGGCCATTGAGATACTGTTCTGCTACACTAATAGCTTCTTTAATGTATTCGCTTGTTTTTTCACTGACTATATCTGCTTTCCCACAACCAGCTATTGCAAAAGTAAGCACCAGAATGAATACCACAGAAATAATTGCTTTGATTCTTGATTTCACATAATCACAACCTTTCATTTACAATAATATCATAACTCCATTTTTTAGTCAATAATAACTGCTTATGTTTCGTGTCAAGTTGATCCTCATAAGATGCCCGGAATACTCGTATTTATATCAAGATATGGTATGCCACATATGTCAACCACGCATTCCTCATCATAATCTTTGCTTTCAAATCCTTCAATTAATAACCCCGTTGGTGTAAAATGCGCAGGTTTGTTTATATATAACATGGTCCCTATTGGGTAACTGCTAATTTCTGAAAAAACAACTCCCCCTATCCCTTTAATGCTCATATAAGATGTCCCACAAAAACGACGCATTCGGGCTTACCATAAAAATGTATAATTTGTACTTTTCAGAGTCAAAACTCTTGCTTTCCTTATTCAAAATGAACTCTCTAATCTGATCGTCTCCAAAGCAATTATCACTAATATCACAATGCATAGTCAGAATTGCTTTAAGAATTCTAAGCGGATGAGTTTTTATAGAAAATGAGCACGACTGTCCGACGGATAAATTGCTTGTCTTTATAATGCTATGGAAAGCGTGAGCTAAATCAACGTATTCATCCATATACCACGATCCAGTATTATTATTACAATCACCGCATAAGTAATAACCGCCGCCACCACGTTGATTATCTTTTCCATATATATTCTTTTCACTAATCTCGCTCTCATCAATCATCGGTGCTGTATCGTTAATATCCTTTAAAAAATAGTTAACTACAGTCTCAGAATTAAACGCTTTATTTGG comes from the Clostridia bacterium genome and includes:
- the fba gene encoding class II fructose-1,6-bisphosphate aldolase, which translates into the protein MPLVTSTEMFKKAYSGGYAVGAFNVNNMEIIQGITEACREEHAPVILQVSKGARAYANRTYLVKLVEAAVIECPDIPIVLHLDHGDTFETCKSCIDDGFTSVMIDCSSKPFEENIEITKQVVEYAHAHGVVVEAELGTLAGIEDEVKVAADAASYTRPEEVEEFVSRTGCDSLAIAIGTSHGAYKFTAAQCTRNEKGVLVPPPLRFDVLHECEKRLPGFPIVLHGSSSVPQEYVKMVNENGGKMPDAVGIPEEQLREAARSAVCKINIDSDLRLAMTGTIRKFFNEHPEKFDPREYLKPARANIKEVVRHKLVDVLGCAGKA
- the gap gene encoding type I glyceraldehyde-3-phosphate dehydrogenase, with protein sequence MAVKVAINGFGRIGRLAFRQMFGAEGYEVVAINDLTSPKMLANLLKYDSAQGGYCGFIGENKHTVSSKEPVIDEETKAVITPGSITVDGKEITIYSEAKAANLPWGELGVDVVLECTGFYTSKAKSQAHIDAGAKKVVISAPAGNDLPTIVYNVNHNTLKPEDTIISAASCTTNCLAPMTKALNDAFPIVSGIMTTVHAYTGDQMILDGPHRKGDLQRARAGAANIVPNTTGAAKAIGLVIPELNGKLIGSAQRVPVITGSTTILVAVVKGKDITVEKINDAMKAQQSESFGYTTERLVSGDIIGMRYGSLFDANQTMVTKIDDDTYQVQVVSWYDNENSYTSQMVRTIKYFAELK